One Myxococcus xanthus genomic window carries:
- a CDS encoding PP2C family protein-serine/threonine phosphatase, producing MSSTNTRLKSAPASDEFPDDAALPPSERTGTQEVTSARESTATRLTGPLGLAEGGTRTLIAPLEAGELPNVAQIKGLRLDQILLLTTGVLVVLIVGLLAALSVASTKSQFEETALVSKERIQEQARELGQTVGQTIALTSATNLRDNNYAFLEEVAGSIVKTNPNILRVQIFDPDGVRMADSEGASEDKEDVAPVRRAERRLVSAFYRGQPISEIQEPIDYGSSSGKGLVVISYSLGGLQQQLASLEQDKRATVRATTLRMLGLGLGFVVLAGVLVAYQSRRITRPLGMLTGKVMQLAAGNLSARAGTAQGAGREVVTLGVVFNHMAERIKVLLEDVRAKAQLEREVSLARTVQETLLPGREGVQVGPLRIAGLVVTADACGGDWWFRAALDDRRIVIGIGDVTGHGLSTSLVATSATSGFASAMTLREPSQVNAQMLITALNVTLANVGRGEHQMSSALAVIDVSNGYIDYAAGAHPSPLVFNKRSGQIASLPARGPLLGASVESQFTSRQAQLRPGDVVVWYTDGLTEARDNAGKLYGTQRLAAAVQAHAHLSAEALRDAVLADARAFSAGQPQRDDITVVVAEFSPAA from the coding sequence TTGTCCAGTACGAATACGCGACTGAAGTCCGCGCCCGCGTCCGACGAGTTCCCGGATGACGCCGCGCTCCCGCCGTCCGAGCGGACAGGCACCCAGGAAGTCACCAGTGCGCGGGAGTCCACCGCCACGCGCCTGACGGGCCCGTTGGGGCTGGCGGAGGGCGGCACCCGCACCCTCATCGCGCCACTGGAGGCGGGCGAGCTGCCCAACGTGGCCCAGATCAAGGGCCTGCGGCTGGACCAGATTCTTCTGCTCACCACCGGCGTCCTGGTGGTGCTCATCGTGGGCTTGCTGGCGGCGCTGTCGGTGGCCTCCACCAAGTCCCAGTTCGAGGAGACGGCGCTCGTCTCCAAGGAGCGCATCCAGGAGCAGGCGCGCGAGCTGGGCCAGACGGTGGGGCAGACCATCGCGCTCACCTCCGCCACCAACCTGCGCGACAACAACTACGCCTTCCTCGAAGAGGTGGCGGGCTCCATCGTCAAGACGAACCCGAACATCCTCCGGGTGCAGATTTTCGACCCGGACGGAGTCCGGATGGCGGACAGCGAAGGCGCCAGCGAGGACAAGGAGGACGTCGCGCCGGTCCGCCGCGCCGAGCGCCGGCTGGTGAGCGCTTTCTACCGGGGGCAGCCCATCTCCGAAATCCAGGAGCCCATCGACTACGGCTCCAGCAGCGGCAAGGGGCTGGTCGTCATCAGCTACTCGCTGGGCGGGCTGCAGCAGCAGCTGGCGTCGCTGGAGCAGGACAAGCGCGCCACGGTGCGCGCCACCACGCTGCGCATGCTGGGGCTGGGGCTGGGCTTCGTGGTGCTGGCGGGCGTGCTGGTGGCCTACCAGAGCCGGCGCATCACCCGGCCGCTGGGCATGCTGACCGGCAAGGTGATGCAACTGGCCGCCGGCAACCTGAGCGCGCGGGCGGGAACGGCGCAGGGCGCGGGCCGCGAGGTGGTGACGCTGGGCGTGGTGTTCAACCACATGGCCGAGCGCATCAAGGTGCTGCTGGAGGACGTGCGGGCCAAGGCGCAGTTGGAGCGAGAGGTGTCGCTCGCGCGCACCGTGCAGGAGACGCTGCTGCCGGGGCGCGAGGGCGTGCAGGTGGGGCCGCTGCGCATCGCCGGCCTGGTCGTCACCGCGGATGCGTGCGGCGGCGACTGGTGGTTCCGGGCCGCGCTGGATGACCGGCGCATCGTCATTGGCATTGGCGACGTGACGGGCCACGGCCTGTCCACGTCGCTGGTGGCCACCAGCGCCACCAGTGGCTTCGCCTCGGCGATGACGCTGCGCGAGCCGTCGCAGGTCAACGCGCAGATGCTCATCACCGCCCTCAACGTGACGCTGGCCAACGTGGGCCGCGGTGAGCACCAGATGTCCAGCGCGCTGGCCGTCATCGACGTGTCCAACGGCTACATCGACTACGCGGCGGGCGCGCACCCCAGTCCGCTGGTGTTCAACAAGCGCAGCGGTCAGATTGCATCGCTGCCCGCGCGCGGCCCGCTGCTGGGCGCCTCCGTCGAATCCCAGTTCACCTCGCGCCAGGCCCAGCTGCGGCCAGGGGACGTGGTGGTCTGGTACACGGACGGCCTCACCGAGGCGCGCGACAACGCGGGCAAGCTCTACGGCACCCAGCGTCTGGCCGCCGCGGTCCAGGCGCACGCCCACCTGTCCGCGGAGGCGCTGCGTGACGCGGTGCTGGCGGACGCTCGCGCCTTCAGCGCCGGCCAGCCGCAGCGGGACGACATCACCGTCGTCGTGGCCGAGTTCAGCCCCGCCGCCTGA
- a CDS encoding M50 family metallopeptidase, with translation MRPHFHVAGFPVRLHPLFFVVALMTGWTLISEPARLALWVGIVFVSVLLHELGHALAFRRYGCPARIELHGMGGTTQTHDAAHLTHQQSAFVSFAGPGIGFLAGGLIWGLSQLVPLGEPGGLADQGVRQFLWVNIGWGLFNLLPMQPLDGGHLLADLVRARSGYRHERGVLGVGIATAVVVLGLAIWSKQLWMGMLAMVLGVMNLEQLRRTPKRRPAERRFALPRLVRKPEAAPAGAISIEQLMDELRGTPRPPGAADADDDLEGPHDPALVGEMLLDNGLPELAVGSLQSAFTQAPLARTGHALVLALLHTGRLQELASLLDSSHARQLSEDTLALISEHAGTASEAPLTERITALRHGRTPATDEPR, from the coding sequence ATGCGGCCCCACTTCCACGTGGCCGGCTTTCCCGTCCGGCTCCATCCGCTCTTCTTCGTCGTCGCATTGATGACGGGCTGGACGCTCATCTCCGAGCCCGCGCGGCTCGCGTTGTGGGTGGGCATCGTCTTCGTGTCGGTGCTGCTCCATGAACTGGGGCATGCGCTGGCCTTCCGCCGCTACGGCTGTCCCGCTCGAATCGAGCTGCACGGAATGGGCGGCACCACCCAGACCCACGACGCCGCGCACCTCACTCACCAGCAGTCGGCCTTCGTGAGCTTCGCCGGGCCGGGCATCGGCTTCCTGGCGGGAGGGCTCATCTGGGGTCTGTCGCAGCTCGTTCCCCTGGGTGAGCCGGGCGGACTGGCGGACCAGGGCGTGCGGCAGTTCCTGTGGGTCAACATCGGCTGGGGGCTCTTCAACCTGCTGCCCATGCAGCCGCTGGACGGTGGACATCTGCTGGCGGACCTGGTGCGCGCCCGCAGCGGCTACCGCCACGAACGGGGGGTGCTCGGCGTGGGCATCGCCACGGCGGTGGTGGTGCTGGGGCTGGCCATCTGGTCGAAGCAGCTGTGGATGGGGATGCTGGCGATGGTGCTGGGGGTGATGAACCTCGAGCAGCTCCGCCGCACGCCGAAGCGGCGCCCCGCCGAGCGGCGGTTCGCCCTCCCCCGCCTGGTCCGCAAGCCCGAGGCGGCACCGGCGGGCGCCATCTCCATCGAGCAGTTGATGGACGAGCTGCGCGGAACGCCCCGCCCCCCAGGCGCGGCCGATGCAGATGATGACCTGGAGGGCCCTCATGATCCGGCCCTGGTGGGCGAGATGCTCCTGGACAACGGGCTGCCGGAGCTGGCCGTGGGCTCGCTCCAATCCGCCTTCACGCAGGCGCCCCTGGCGCGCACCGGCCATGCCCTGGTGCTGGCGCTGCTGCACACCGGGCGGCTCCAGGAACTGGCCTCGCTGCTGGACAGCTCGCACGCCCGGCAGCTGTCCGAGGACACGCTGGCCCTCATCTCCGAACACGCCGGGACGGCCAGTGAGGCCCCACTCACCGAGCGGATTACCGCGCTGCGGCACGGGCGGACTCCTGCCACGGATGAGCCCCGCTGA
- a CDS encoding thiamine pyrophosphate-dependent dehydrogenase E1 component subunit alpha, protein MSRPRLIKESSEASAPLERELLVRIHDLMVKTRVLEERLIQMYKQGHGYFWIGGPGEEAFNVSLGLLMKKGQGPDFDYLHAHYRQSGTLLALGEEPIGSLRQMKNTATDPYSGGRNFAGHYSARKYNVAPVSSPIEVQYAIAPGTAMVQKRHGGDGITIVTGGDAGTAEGDFASCLVWSSRPANPLPILIIVTNNKWGISTAAEGQHGEQRISDRGKAFGIRSKTINGNDAVEAYTELREAMAYVRTERKPFLLEANVSRLYGHSSASGANYVSNEVDCLTDFEAKLEKDGVLTREQMDALRNSYTEEMAAAARQVRDEPQPDPESIWKHIYAEDK, encoded by the coding sequence GTGTCTCGTCCCCGACTCATCAAAGAATCCTCAGAAGCGTCCGCGCCGCTCGAGCGGGAGCTGCTGGTCCGCATCCATGACCTCATGGTGAAGACGCGCGTCCTCGAGGAGCGCCTCATCCAGATGTACAAGCAAGGCCACGGATACTTCTGGATTGGCGGCCCCGGCGAGGAGGCGTTCAACGTCTCCCTGGGCCTGCTCATGAAGAAGGGCCAGGGCCCCGACTTCGACTATCTGCATGCGCACTACCGGCAGTCCGGCACCCTGCTCGCGCTGGGTGAGGAGCCCATCGGCTCCCTGCGGCAGATGAAGAACACGGCCACGGACCCGTATTCGGGCGGCCGCAACTTCGCGGGCCACTACTCCGCCCGGAAGTACAACGTGGCGCCGGTGTCCTCGCCCATCGAGGTCCAGTACGCCATCGCCCCGGGCACGGCCATGGTGCAGAAGCGCCACGGCGGTGACGGCATCACCATCGTCACCGGTGGCGACGCCGGCACGGCCGAGGGCGATTTCGCCTCGTGCCTGGTGTGGAGCAGCCGCCCCGCCAACCCGCTGCCCATCCTCATCATCGTCACCAACAACAAGTGGGGCATCTCCACGGCGGCGGAGGGCCAGCACGGCGAGCAGCGCATCAGCGACCGCGGCAAGGCCTTTGGCATCCGCAGCAAGACCATCAACGGCAACGACGCCGTGGAGGCCTACACCGAGCTGCGCGAGGCCATGGCCTACGTGCGCACGGAGCGCAAGCCCTTCCTCCTGGAGGCCAACGTGTCGCGCCTGTACGGCCACTCGTCCGCCTCCGGAGCCAACTACGTGAGCAACGAAGTCGACTGCCTCACGGACTTCGAGGCGAAGCTGGAGAAGGACGGCGTCCTGACGCGAGAGCAGATGGACGCGCTGCGCAACAGCTACACCGAGGAGATGGCCGCCGCCGCCCGACAGGTGCGCGACGAGCCACAGCCCGACCCCGAATCCATCTGGAAGCACATCTACGCGGAGGACAAGTAA
- a CDS encoding alpha-ketoacid dehydrogenase subunit beta, producing MANMAQAIRMALHYAEEHLGVTDIFGEDVGAPLGGVFTCTQGLKTTWNSPLDERGIIGAAMGIAMAGGRPVAEIQFCDYVYNTIDLLKLAGNTSWSTFGDWNLPMVVRTPVGSGIRGSIYHSHSFDATMTHIAGWKVVMPSTPLDAYGLLITACQEKNPVMFLEPKALLRVKGEERIPGEPEDDRALSKLIDAPLGDRSQWKPQWPTGLEAYAVPFGKGKIVREGTQLTVVSYGRTLPLCTKAAETLAADGISAEVIDLRSLWPYDWELIKASVQKTGRVLFVNEDTEVTNFGEHLVRRTVEELFYSLLAPPRLLAGKFLPGIGLADALEMASVPQLGDITTAIRSLAGEQP from the coding sequence ATGGCGAACATGGCACAGGCCATCCGCATGGCCCTGCACTACGCCGAGGAGCACCTGGGCGTCACCGACATCTTCGGCGAGGACGTGGGCGCCCCCCTGGGCGGCGTCTTCACCTGCACGCAGGGCCTGAAGACGACGTGGAACTCTCCCCTGGACGAGCGCGGCATCATCGGCGCGGCCATGGGCATCGCCATGGCCGGCGGACGGCCGGTGGCGGAGATCCAGTTCTGCGACTACGTCTACAACACCATCGACCTGCTGAAGCTGGCGGGCAACACCAGCTGGTCCACCTTCGGTGACTGGAACCTGCCCATGGTGGTGCGCACGCCGGTGGGCAGCGGCATCCGCGGGTCCATCTACCACTCGCACTCGTTCGACGCGACGATGACCCACATCGCCGGGTGGAAGGTGGTCATGCCCTCCACGCCGCTGGACGCGTACGGGCTGCTCATCACCGCGTGCCAGGAGAAGAACCCCGTCATGTTCCTGGAGCCCAAGGCGCTCCTGCGCGTGAAGGGCGAGGAGCGGATTCCGGGCGAGCCGGAGGATGACCGCGCGCTGTCGAAGCTCATCGACGCGCCGCTGGGAGACCGCTCCCAGTGGAAGCCGCAGTGGCCCACGGGCCTGGAGGCGTACGCGGTGCCCTTCGGCAAGGGCAAGATCGTGCGCGAGGGCACGCAGCTCACCGTGGTGAGCTACGGCCGCACCCTGCCCCTGTGCACGAAGGCCGCGGAGACGCTGGCCGCGGACGGAATCAGCGCGGAGGTCATCGACCTGCGCTCGCTGTGGCCGTACGACTGGGAGCTCATCAAGGCCTCCGTCCAGAAGACGGGCCGCGTCCTCTTCGTCAACGAGGACACCGAAGTGACGAACTTCGGCGAGCACCTGGTGCGCCGCACGGTGGAGGAGCTGTTCTACTCGCTGCTGGCCCCGCCGCGGCTGCTGGCCGGCAAGTTCCTGCCGGGCATCGGCCTGGCGGACGCGCTGGAGATGGCGTCGGTGCCGCAACTGGGTGACATCACCACCGCCATCCGGTCGCTCGCGGGCGAGCAGCCGTAA
- a CDS encoding GNAT family N-acetyltransferase produces MSQPIFRTATPVAGADAPAFRIRRARRGDAEAMASLLKELGYPQGTDQQTVHWVVSHPEIEIFVAGDPQDRPVGMVSFSHRPQLRLRGRVGTIDELVVTETWRRRGVGRALIRQILERCKVLSAKQLQLVSPMTTTPETRNFYTACGFTEIDSGVFRHVDTESQR; encoded by the coding sequence TTGTCACAGCCAATCTTCCGGACAGCCACTCCCGTCGCTGGCGCTGATGCGCCGGCCTTCCGTATCCGCCGCGCCCGCCGGGGTGACGCCGAAGCCATGGCGTCGCTCCTCAAGGAGCTGGGCTACCCCCAGGGGACGGACCAGCAGACGGTCCACTGGGTCGTCAGCCATCCGGAGATTGAAATCTTCGTGGCCGGCGACCCGCAGGACCGGCCCGTGGGCATGGTGTCCTTCTCCCACCGTCCCCAGCTCCGGCTGCGCGGACGCGTGGGCACCATCGACGAATTGGTGGTGACGGAGACCTGGCGTCGTCGCGGCGTGGGCCGCGCGCTCATCCGGCAGATTCTGGAGCGCTGCAAGGTGCTGAGCGCGAAGCAGCTCCAGCTCGTCTCACCCATGACGACGACGCCGGAGACGCGCAACTTCTACACGGCGTGTGGCTTCACCGAAATCGACTCGGGCGTGTTCCGCCACGTCGATACGGAATCCCAGCGCTGA
- a CDS encoding TIGR02266 family protein: MTTKAADDMENGDPAAYANRRADERVAARFEVRFNQTQDAARALRAYSINISAGGLCLLTRKSYDVGSHVRLSMAIEGEEFHLTGVIAWVRDEAEAIGVRFTDMSDEDRARLQRVVDSFKR; encoded by the coding sequence ATGACAACCAAGGCGGCGGATGACATGGAGAACGGGGATCCAGCCGCATACGCGAACCGGCGGGCGGATGAGCGTGTGGCGGCGCGGTTCGAGGTTCGCTTCAACCAGACGCAGGACGCGGCGCGGGCGCTGCGTGCGTACTCCATCAACATCTCCGCGGGCGGCCTGTGCCTGCTGACGCGGAAGTCCTACGACGTGGGCTCCCACGTCCGGCTGTCCATGGCCATTGAAGGCGAGGAGTTCCACCTCACCGGCGTCATCGCCTGGGTGCGCGACGAGGCCGAGGCCATTGGCGTGCGCTTCACGGACATGAGCGACGAGGACCGGGCCCGGCTTCAGCGCGTGGTGGACAGCTTCAAGCGATAG
- a CDS encoding SGNH/GDSL hydrolase family protein yields the protein MGMKPGWRSVVVCASSALLACTGSVVEPPDGDLPPDDDSRASTMEQNAPDASLEVAPVLVLNDGREVQAVPPFAPPATSFQPGFHQALRASHSTGSVTTFRMRVPVARDGGRIRVTFRAGNGSMTLVRATVAQAGANGALASTPVKLSFDGAEGFTVDARSRKTSDPVDFPVAFRDELAITFEARGALAASTISAFPGSFARVGNHALVTGALGGTLFDRAVGVATVDVEGSTGRAFVAIGDSITEGYVDTKNDTRNAWPAKVEAALGVPVVNAGVSGQGFYDALAHLDGEVLALQGITDCIVLLGTNDLGDKDSLSLIQARMNTMLGRLAPFCRTWVSTLLPKEKSNYAPYEVVKSQRPELNTWLRSGAAGPDIIDLEAVTRQPANVHLFLDGLDVDGIHPSVEGHRVMADEVTRVLREEGGL from the coding sequence ATGGGAATGAAGCCGGGGTGGCGGAGCGTCGTCGTGTGCGCGAGCAGCGCGCTGCTGGCGTGTACTGGCAGCGTGGTGGAGCCACCCGACGGGGACCTGCCACCCGACGACGACAGCCGCGCTTCCACGATGGAACAGAACGCGCCGGACGCGTCACTGGAAGTCGCGCCCGTGTTGGTGCTGAACGACGGGCGGGAGGTGCAGGCCGTGCCGCCTTTCGCGCCGCCGGCGACTTCGTTCCAACCGGGCTTCCATCAAGCGCTCCGCGCGTCCCACTCAACGGGAAGCGTGACGACCTTCCGCATGCGCGTGCCGGTGGCGCGTGACGGCGGGCGCATCCGCGTGACGTTCCGCGCGGGCAACGGAAGCATGACGCTGGTGCGCGCCACCGTGGCCCAGGCGGGCGCCAATGGAGCGCTGGCGTCCACGCCGGTGAAGCTCTCCTTCGATGGCGCGGAGGGCTTCACCGTGGACGCGCGCTCGCGGAAGACGTCGGACCCGGTGGACTTCCCGGTGGCGTTCCGGGACGAACTGGCCATCACGTTCGAGGCCCGTGGCGCGCTGGCGGCCAGCACCATCAGCGCCTTCCCAGGCAGCTTCGCGCGCGTGGGGAACCATGCGCTGGTGACGGGCGCGCTGGGCGGCACCCTGTTCGACCGCGCCGTCGGAGTGGCCACCGTCGACGTGGAAGGTTCCACGGGCCGTGCCTTCGTGGCCATTGGCGACAGCATCACCGAGGGCTACGTCGACACGAAGAACGACACGCGCAACGCCTGGCCCGCCAAGGTGGAGGCCGCGCTGGGCGTGCCCGTGGTGAACGCGGGCGTGAGTGGCCAGGGCTTCTACGACGCGCTGGCGCACCTCGACGGCGAGGTGCTGGCGCTCCAGGGCATCACCGACTGCATCGTCCTGCTGGGCACCAACGACCTGGGCGACAAGGACTCCCTGTCCCTCATCCAGGCGCGGATGAACACGATGCTGGGCCGGCTCGCGCCTTTCTGCCGCACCTGGGTCAGCACCCTGCTGCCCAAGGAGAAGTCGAACTACGCGCCCTACGAAGTGGTGAAGAGCCAGCGGCCGGAGCTCAACACGTGGCTCCGCAGCGGCGCCGCCGGCCCGGACATCATCGACCTGGAGGCGGTGACGCGCCAGCCAGCGAACGTGCACTTGTTCCTCGACGGGCTGGATGTGGACGGCATCCACCCCAGCGTCGAAGGCCACCGGGTGATGGCGGACGAAGTCACGCGCGTGCTGCGCGAAGAGGGCGGCCTCTAG